The region TCCATCGCTCCGCTGGCCGAAAGGCCGGGTGAAAGGATGGTGACCTTGATCGGGTCGACCATGACATGATTTTCGGCAAGCCCGGCAAAACCATGCCAGGCATCGCCAGGCTTCAGCACCCAGTCGGCATGGGTGTCGCTCGGCGTCTGCTCGGCAACCGTCGGCTCCCAGACGTCGAACCACCAACTGCCCTCGGTCTGTTTTCTCACGTTGTTCATCGCCCGGCGGAAGCTGATCGCCTCGTCGATCGTCTCCTGCACCAGCGCCCGCCCGGCCGGCTGCTCCATCATGGCAGCCGCGACATCGCAGGAGGCGATGATGCCGTATTGCGGCGAGGTCGAGGTGTGCATCATGAAGGCTTCGTTAAAGCGTGTGATGTCGAGCCGCCTGGTCTCGGCATGCTGGATGTGGATCATCGACGCCTGCGAAAGGGCGGCAAGCAGCTTGTGCGTCGAGTGCGTGGCAAAGGTAATGGCGTTTTGCGATCGTGCGGGCTGGTTCGACGAGATGCCGTGGAAACCATCATAAAATTCGTGGAAGTTGGCGTAGGCATACCAGGCTTCGTCGAAATGCAGCACCTCGACGGCGTCGCCGAGCGACGCCTTGATCGCATCGACATTGTAGCAAAGCCCGTCATAGGTCGAATTGGTGATGACCATCAGCCGGACCTTGCCGCTCGTCTGTCCGGCAAAGGGGCTGGCGGCAATCTTGCGGGCGATCGATTCAGGCGTGAACTGATCCTTCGAGATCGGACCGATAATGCCGAGCCCGTTGCGCGAAGGGATGAGATAGATCGGGGTGGCGCCCGTCATGATCAGCGAGTGCAGGATGGACTTGTGGCAGTTGCGATCGCAGAGCACGAGATCGCCGCGTCCGACCATGCCGTGCCAGACGATCTTGTTGGCCGTCGACGTGCCGCCGACGACGAACAGCGTCTCGTCGGTGCCGAAGATGCGGGCCGCGTTGCGTTCGCCCTCGGCGATCGGCCCGACATGATCCAGCAGCGAGCCGACGCTGCCGACCGATACGGAGATGTCGGACCGCAGCGTGTTTTCGCCGAAGAACGTATAGAAGAGCTGGCCGACCGGGCTCTTGCGGAAGGCGGTACCGCCGCCGTGGCCGGGCGTGTGCCAGGAATAGGCGCCCTCAAGCGTGTAGTCCATCAGCGCCTTGAACATCGGCGGCGGCAGCCGGTCAAGATAGTTGCGGGCGGCCTGCGCGATGGCGCGGGCCATGAATTCTGCCGTATCCTCGAACAGCCGGAAGAAGGCGTTGGCGTGGCGCAGCACCGTGGCGGGAACGTCCTCGGCGGTCGTATCGTCGCCGAAGAGGAAAATCGGCAGGCGGTCGTTCCTCTGCCGCTTTGCGGCCAGGACCTCTCCCAGGACCTGCCAGCGCGTGGTTCTGTCCTCGCTTCCGTCGACGGAGACCAGCCAGCAGGATTCGGTGTTGAAGATATGCACGAGGCGCCGCGCATCCTCGTAGGAAACGCCGGAGACGATCCGGAAGCCTTCCTTCTCGATTGCAGCCGCCAGATCGCGCATGCCGCGTCCGGCAGCACTCCTGCCGTCAAAATCCTCGTCGATAACGGCTATCGGAAATGCCATCTGGAATTCCATGCGTTCCTCCAGAAACCGAGGGTCAAAGGCCGTGGCCGCCTTGCAGCGACGCGCGTCTCAGCTGGAGGGATCGTACAGGACGGGTGGCGCACCGTCGTTGATTGCAATCAACGTGAGGCCAAGCATTTCGGTGTCAGCGGGAATGCCGACGCCGGCTTATTCCGCCCATTCCAAATCGGCGGTGAAGGCAATCGTCAGCCAGCGATTGGCGCTCTCATCTCCGATCGCATCGCCTATCTCGTCTCTGAGCGCGTCCCATGCCTCCACGGTCTTCGGAGGAAGCCCTTCGGGCACGATGAAATAGAGCTCGATCTGCATGGCGCGGCCGACCCGGGCAACATAGGCGCGGTGCGAGAGAAAGCCGAGACGGCGAACCGTTTCGGAAGCAACGCGGTCGACATGCTCCTGAAGATCGACGGGAGCGATCAGCAGGATTTCGCTCAGCGCCTTCCAGACGGTGCCGATCGGAAGCGGGATCATAACCAGGCAGACCAACGCCAGAACCGCCGGGTCCATATAGCCGGCAATCCAGGCGGCCGGCGTCGCCTCTACGGCCATGCCGATGAGGAAGGCAATGAGCAGGGCAAGCGCGATGCCGCCGGACATGATCCAGGCCTTGATGTCGAGCGAGATGAAATCGGATTTGATGCGGGCGTTCAGCCTGATGCCGAGGAAAGCCATGGCGGCACAGACAAGCAGGGTCGCGGCGGAATAAGCCACCGCCATGCCGAACTGCAATTCATGGCCCCCGCTGAGGATGCTGATGATCGCGCTGATCAGCGCATAGAAGGCGACCGTCATCAGCAGGCAGCCATTGAGCATCAGCACGATGGGCTCCAGATGCCAGAAACCCATGGTAAAACGGTTTCGGATCCTGCCCGACCGGGCGTCGTTCTGCGTCGATTTTATGATCAGGCCGGAAACCCAGAGCGCCAACCCCGTCATCGCTGCATCCGCCAGCGAATAAACGCCGTCGAAAGCGATGGAGAACGATCCGGAAAGAATGCCGAATACGACGCCGAGCGTAGCGACCACCACCGTCGCCGCGATCGAGATCCTGAGAAATCCCTGCTCGCCAATCATCATCCCCCACCTCCGGTACCGTCATTCCAATCGTTTTATGCTGATTGTGAAGGCGAGACGAGGTGGGAACGGGTCGTCTGATTTTTAACTCTTGCCAGCCGTAGTCGCCCACGGCAGGCGGACGCCGGTCCTATCAGGCGAGGAGGCCCCGCGGCCTGCCTCAGCCTGAAATCTACCGGTGCGGATAGCAGTCATTTTGTATAGAAGGTCATATTGCCGTTGCGTGCCCGCGATACCCATTCGATGTCGTTGGCGGTGAGCTTCTTGGTCTTGAGTTGAGTCGTAAGCCATTTGTTGGCGCGAATTGCATCCCGGATGGCTTTGACGTGCTCTTCGCTTCCCTGTGCAGGGTGTGAGCCGGTCTCGGAAAAATCGGCCATCCTGTAACTGACGATCGTGAACCGTCTGTCGTGATAGGTTCGCACCGCCTCAGGCAGATTCTCGCTCCAGTTCATCCTGCGATATTCGCGTCTGCTTTGCTGGGCCTCGACCGGCACAATTCCGGCGGCGGCAGTCAATACGGCAAGCCCAAGGATCACGGCCATCTTCATCGCTTTAACTCCCGAGAACCAAATGATGTTCGGTTGCTGAGGATAGCGCATGCACCGGAGCCAGGCATTGCGTAGGATCAATGGCGTTCAAACAAGCAGACCGCCGAATACAATAGGATTGCCTGATGCTGGAGACGGGCACCGACTACGCATTGAACCGGATTGCGGCGTCTATTCTTTGGGAGGAAGATTGCGCCCGGCAGCAGATGTCCGAGGCGATATCGGCATCGGAATGCCGTCTCTGGGGAGGGCACCATGACAACGTCGCCAAATGGCAAGAGTCTGGGACTTGCCGCCTGCACCGCCATCGTGGTCGGAAACATGGTGGGCTCGGGCTTTTATCTTTCGCCGGCCGCGGTCGCGCCCTATGGCAATCTGGCGATTATCACCTGGATCGTCATGGGCGCCGGTGCGATCTGCCTTGGCCTCACCTTCGCGCGCCTGGCGCGCCTCGTTCCCGCCGTTGGCGGCCCCTATGCCTATACGCGGCTCGCCTACGGTGATTTTGCCGGTTTCCTGATCGCCTGGGGTTACTGGATTTCAATCTGGACATCGCTGCCGGTCATCGCCATTGCCTTTGCCGGGGTGATGGTCGATCTCTTCCCCGCCCTCGGCAACCGCTTCGCCGCGACCGTGCTGACGCTCGGCGTGATCTGGGCGATCGTGCTGGTCAATCTGCGCGGCGTGCATGCGGCGGGTGTCTTCGCTCAGGTCACCACCTATGCCAAGCTGCTTCCCTTCGGCGCCGTCGCCATTATCGGTCTTCTCTTCATCGATACCTCGCATTTCTCCGAATTCAATCCGAGCGGACAATCGCTGCTGCAGTCGGTCGCAACGCTGGCGCCGTTGACGATGTTCGCCTATCTGGGGCTGGAATCGGCGACCGTGCCCGCAGGCGATGTCGAAAACGCCGAGCGGACCATCCCCCGCTCGACCGTGCTGGGGATCTCGATCGCCGCCGCCCTTTACGTCCTCGGCACCATCGTCGTGATGGGCCTCCTGCCGCGCGATCAACTCGTTCACTCGGTTGCGCCATTCTCTCAGGCTGCGGGGATCATGTGGGGACGGCCCGGCGAGCTGGCGATCTCGCTTGCCGTGCTGCTTTCCTCGATCGGCGCTCTCAACGGCTGGACCCTGCTGATGGGGCAGGTTCCGATGGCGGCGGCCCGGGACGGGCTGTTTCCGCCGCTTTTTGCGCGGCTCTCCCCGCGCGGCGTGCCGGCATGGGGCATGATCATCTCGGCCTCGTTCGCAACGCTTTTGGTGCTTGTGCAGGCGATCGGCTCCGAAGGTTTTGCGGCCGTCTATCGGCTGATGGTCGGGCTGAGCACCATGGCCGCCGTCGTCCCGTATGCCTTCTGCTCGCTCGCCCGAAGCCTCGTTGCGGGTGTCACCCATGAGCGAATGCCACGGGTGAGCGGAATCGAGCTCATCGCCTTCGTCTTTTCAATCTTCACCCTTTATGGTTCCGGCGCCGAACCGGTGCTCTATGGCCTCGTGCTATTGATGCTCGGCATCCCCGTCTATGTCTGGCAAAGACGAAATGCGGCCGGCGCGACGGACAAGGAGACGGCAGCAGCGGCCGCCGTAGCGCGCCCGCTGCCCTCTCAGGATAAGTTTGCTTGAAGGGCGAGGCGCTCAGGCGTGCCAGCGCAGACCGGAAAAATTCTCACTGATGATCGTTCCGCGTTCGCCGCGCACCATTGCGGCAATGTCGGCAAGCGATCCGATGGCCGCGGTCTTGCCGCCGGCGCGCGCAAAATGGCAGGCGGCGTCGACCTTGGGGCCCATCGACCCGGCCGGAAAGGAAAACTGCTTGAAATCATCGGGACGGGCCTGATGGATTGCCTTCTGGGACGGCTTGCCCCAGTCGGTGCAGACGGCCTCGGCGTCCGTCGCCATGATCAGCAGATCGGCGTAAAGCTCGCGCGCCAGAAGCTCCGAGCAGAGGTCCTTGTCGATCACGGCTTCGACACCGATCAGCTTCCGGTCGCTGCCCTTTTCATACATCGTCGGAATGCCGCCGCCGCCGGCGCAGATGACGATGGTGCGCTGTTCCAGGAGCCAGCGGACCGGACGGATCTCGAAGATGCGTTTGGGCGCCGGCGAGGCGACGACGCGCCGCCATTTTTCGCCGTCCTGCTTGAAGACCCAGCCTTTTTCCGTGCGGATCCGCTCCGCCTCGGCCTGCTCATAGACCGGGCCGACGAATTTTGTGGGGTTCTGGAAGCCCGGATCGGCGGCATCGACTTCGACCATGGTCAGAAGCGTGGCCAAAGGCTGCTCGAACGGCAGGAGATTGCCGAGCTCCTGTTCCAGCATGTAGCCGATCATGCCCTCGGTCTCGGCGCCGAGAACGTCGAGCGGATAGGCTTCCTCGGGCTTGTAGGCCGCCCCTTGCAGCGCAAGCAGGCCGACTTGCGGCCCGTTTCCGTGCGTGACGACGATCTCATGTTCGGCTGCCAAGGGCGCGATCGCCTGAGCTGCGACGCGCGCATTCCGTCTCTGGGTATCGGCCGTCATCGCTTCTCCGCGCCGGAGAAGCGCATTGCCGCCAAGCGCAATGACCACACGCATGTCAATCTCCCAGGGTCGCGACGAGCAGGGCCTTGATCGTATGCAGGCGGTTTTCCGCCTGTTCGAAGGCGACATTGGCCTCGGACTCGAAGACCTCGTTGGTCACTTCAAGGCCGTTGTCCATGCCGTAATCTTCGGCGATC is a window of Rhizobium sp. N324 DNA encoding:
- a CDS encoding amino acid permease, translated to MTTSPNGKSLGLAACTAIVVGNMVGSGFYLSPAAVAPYGNLAIITWIVMGAGAICLGLTFARLARLVPAVGGPYAYTRLAYGDFAGFLIAWGYWISIWTSLPVIAIAFAGVMVDLFPALGNRFAATVLTLGVIWAIVLVNLRGVHAAGVFAQVTTYAKLLPFGAVAIIGLLFIDTSHFSEFNPSGQSLLQSVATLAPLTMFAYLGLESATVPAGDVENAERTIPRSTVLGISIAAALYVLGTIVVMGLLPRDQLVHSVAPFSQAAGIMWGRPGELAISLAVLLSSIGALNGWTLLMGQVPMAAARDGLFPPLFARLSPRGVPAWGMIISASFATLLVLVQAIGSEGFAAVYRLMVGLSTMAAVVPYAFCSLARSLVAGVTHERMPRVSGIELIAFVFSIFTLYGSGAEPVLYGLVLLMLGIPVYVWQRRNAAGATDKETAAAAAVARPLPSQDKFA
- a CDS encoding Orn/Lys/Arg decarboxylase N-terminal domain-containing protein — its product is MEFQMAFPIAVIDEDFDGRSAAGRGMRDLAAAIEKEGFRIVSGVSYEDARRLVHIFNTESCWLVSVDGSEDRTTRWQVLGEVLAAKRQRNDRLPIFLFGDDTTAEDVPATVLRHANAFFRLFEDTAEFMARAIAQAARNYLDRLPPPMFKALMDYTLEGAYSWHTPGHGGGTAFRKSPVGQLFYTFFGENTLRSDISVSVGSVGSLLDHVGPIAEGERNAARIFGTDETLFVVGGTSTANKIVWHGMVGRGDLVLCDRNCHKSILHSLIMTGATPIYLIPSRNGLGIIGPISKDQFTPESIARKIAASPFAGQTSGKVRLMVITNSTYDGLCYNVDAIKASLGDAVEVLHFDEAWYAYANFHEFYDGFHGISSNQPARSQNAITFATHSTHKLLAALSQASMIHIQHAETRRLDITRFNEAFMMHTSTSPQYGIIASCDVAAAMMEQPAGRALVQETIDEAISFRRAMNNVRKQTEGSWWFDVWEPTVAEQTPSDTHADWVLKPGDAWHGFAGLAENHVMVDPIKVTILSPGLSASGAMDEHGIPAAVITKFLSSRRIEIEKTGLYSFLVLFSMGITRGKWSTLVTELINFKDLYDANAPLTRALPALAAAHPEAYAGVGLRDLCEKIHAIYRKDDVPKAQREMYTVLPEMALRPADAYDRLVKGKIESIEIDDLMNRILAVMIVPYPPGIPLIMPGERITQSTKSIQAYLLYARDFDRKFPGFETDIHGLRFAPGDGGRRYLVDCIAGEEQE
- the arcC gene encoding carbamate kinase, whose product is MRVVIALGGNALLRRGEAMTADTQRRNARVAAQAIAPLAAEHEIVVTHGNGPQVGLLALQGAAYKPEEAYPLDVLGAETEGMIGYMLEQELGNLLPFEQPLATLLTMVEVDAADPGFQNPTKFVGPVYEQAEAERIRTEKGWVFKQDGEKWRRVVASPAPKRIFEIRPVRWLLEQRTIVICAGGGGIPTMYEKGSDRKLIGVEAVIDKDLCSELLARELYADLLIMATDAEAVCTDWGKPSQKAIHQARPDDFKQFSFPAGSMGPKVDAACHFARAGGKTAAIGSLADIAAMVRGERGTIISENFSGLRWHA
- a CDS encoding cation diffusion facilitator family transporter, giving the protein MIGEQGFLRISIAATVVVATLGVVFGILSGSFSIAFDGVYSLADAAMTGLALWVSGLIIKSTQNDARSGRIRNRFTMGFWHLEPIVLMLNGCLLMTVAFYALISAIISILSGGHELQFGMAVAYSAATLLVCAAMAFLGIRLNARIKSDFISLDIKAWIMSGGIALALLIAFLIGMAVEATPAAWIAGYMDPAVLALVCLVMIPLPIGTVWKALSEILLIAPVDLQEHVDRVASETVRRLGFLSHRAYVARVGRAMQIELYFIVPEGLPPKTVEAWDALRDEIGDAIGDESANRWLTIAFTADLEWAE